In Dermacentor silvarum isolate Dsil-2018 chromosome 2, BIME_Dsil_1.4, whole genome shotgun sequence, the following proteins share a genomic window:
- the LOC119442071 gene encoding snRNA-activating protein complex subunit 3 yields the protein MDAVHEPEFRPWIGETMSPADFKRKWTDALKNEQHDEEQNVREAIMQLMNIPESVLKTLEADCNPSTLCCGEESIDIANLPKHDDLVTLRLQRQDLEKRENDEAYRLKTCHYFRKVCFLSLVNCTKHKTQQKFPEEECVPSNEVVLIVQVFRPIIMPLGMKKVRMGAHNFPFKIQVELAMLGSQSLRSLRERIACISDAAVVGDFSEDPDRISDQRSIELYKSGFFYIGNTFYNDMSDPSCRDYSEVIIEWAKDPHREIGPFKTADMEKTKLADLELRLGYPYVYVHQGYCEHLVVFSDMRVLHPHDSQHRLDYPMALKSFSFGRRVFCMLCHQSTAKWVTHENERVNEDTFFFCDTCFRSYNYTTDNKKIGKFRAAPFIDWNIAL from the exons ATGGATGCAGTTCATGAACCTGAATTTCGGCCTTGGATCGGTGAAACCATGTCACCGGCAGACTTCAAACGAAAGTGGACGGACGCTTTGAAAAATGAGCAACACGACGAAGAACAGAACGTTCGAGAAGCTATCATGCAACTTATGAACATACCGGAGTCTGTGTTAAAGACGCTGGAGGCCGACTGCAA CCCATCTACTCTGTGTTGTGGAGAAGAAAGCATTGACATAGCAAATCTCCCCAAGCACGACGACCTCGTGACTCTGAG GCTGCAACGACAAGACCTTGAGAAGCGAGAAAATGATGAGGCGTATCGTCTGAAGACGTGCCATTACTTTCGCAAGGTGTGCTTCCTCTCACTAGTG AACTGTACAAAACACAAAACTCAGCAGAAATTTCCAGAAGAAGAATGTGTGCCTAGCAACGAGGTTGTACTGATAGTACAGGTCTTCAGACCCATCATTATGCCTTTGGGAATGAAGAAAGTGCGCATGGGCGCTCACAACTTTCCTTTCAAG atTCAAGTAGAATTAGCAATGCTCGGTAGCCAGTCATTGCGCAGCTTGCGTGAAAGAATTGCATGCATATCAGATGCTGCTGTCGTTGGAGACTTCAGTGAAGACCCAGACAGAATTTCGGACCAGCGATCTATT GAGCTGTACAAGTCGGGCTTTTTTTACATAGGGAACACATTCTACAATGACATGAGTGATCCATCATGCAGAGACTACAGCGA GGTAATAATAGAGTGGGCGAAGGATCCCCACCGCGAGATAGGTCCTTTTAAAACTGCAGACATGGAGAAGACTAAACTTGCAGACCTGGAGCTGCGTTTGGGATACCCCTATGTCTATGTTCACCAAGGTTACTGTGAACACCTGGTGGTCTTCTCCGACATGAG GGTGCTCCACCCACATGACAGCCAACACAGGTTGGACTACCCAATGGCATTGAAAAGCTTCTCATTTGGGAGGCGGGTGTTCTGCATGCTCTGCCACCAGAGCACAGCCAA GTGGGTGACCCACGAGAACGAACGTGTCAATGAAGACACATTTTTCTTCTGCGATACCTGCTTTCGGTCGTACAACTACACTACAGACAATAAGAAAATTGGCAAGTTCCGTGCAGCACCTTTCATAGATTGGAATATAGCCCTGTGA